Part of the Fibrobacter sp. genome, CTTCTAAGGATGTGAAGAAGTACGTTTTCAAGGTTGCCAAGTCCGCCTCTAAGGAAGATATCAAGTCCGCTATTGAAAAGCGTTTCAACGTTCAGGTTGAATCCGTCAATACCTTGATCAACCGTGGTAAGCTCAAGCGCATGCGCATGGGCATGGCTGCTGGCAAGAAGTCCAACTGGAAGAAGGCCTACATCACTTTGAAGGCCGGTCAG contains:
- the rplW gene encoding 50S ribosomal protein L23 → MAEIHEILVAPHITEETAKIMVASKDVKKYVFKVAKSASKEDIKSAIEKRFNVQVESVNTLINRGKLKRMRMGMAAGKKSNWKKAYITLKAGQ